The Sandaracinus amylolyticus genomic interval CTTGGCTCGTCGGTGACGCGTCGGGCTCGCGCGAGAACATCGTCGTACGCATGGCGAACGGCATCTGCCTGTTCCGCCTCAAGGTCATCGACCTCGCGGCGATCGATCCGAAGAAGTGCGGCGACTTCTATCTCGAGCTGCTGCGTCTCAACGCGACCGAGATGGTCCACGGCGCGTACGGCGCATCGGACGGCATGGTGTTGCTCACGGCGAGCCACCTGCTCGAGAACCTCGACTTCAACGAGTTCGCCGGCGTCGTGGAGGAGTTCGTCCTCGCGATGGCGAACCATCACGAGCGCATCGCGAAGTATCGCCGCAACGACGATCGCCGCGCCGACGTCTGATCTCGATCTCGTTCACCCGACGCTGAGCTCACTCCGACGCCTGAGGGGAGACAACACGAAGATGGGTTTCTTCGGCCGCCTCGCGACGCTGATCAAGAGCAATCTGAACGACCTGATCTCCAAGTCGGAAGATCCGGAGAAGATGCTCAACCAGATCATCCTCGACATGAACGCGCAGCTCGTCGAGGCGAAGAAGCAGGTCGCGATCGCGATCGCCGACGAGAAGCGACTGCACCGCCAATGGCAGAGCGAGAAAGCCGTCTCGGACGAGTGGCACAAAAAGGCGATGCTCGCGGTGCGCGCGGGTGACGACGCCCTCGCGAAGGAAGCGCTCCAGCGGAAGAAGGAGCACGAGCAAATCGCGAAGGCGTTCGAGGATCAGTGGAAGAAGCAGAACATCGCGGTCAACCAGGTGAAGGCCGCGCTGCAGGCGCTGAACAACAAGATCGGTGAGGCGAAGCGCAAGAAGGACGTCCTCATCGCGCGCAACAACCGCGCGAAGGCGATGCAGGAGATCCAGAAGACGATGGGGTCCCTCCAGGACACCAGCGCCTTCGATGCGTTCTCGCGGATGGAGCAGAAGATCGAGCAGGCCGAGGCGGAGGCCGAGGCCGCGGGCGAGCTCCACGAGGAGTACTCGGGCGACGTGCTGAAGAACAAGTTCGCGCGGCTCGAGCAGACGGCGGGCGCGGACGCGGACCTCGAGGAGCTGAAGCGCGAGATGGGGCTGATGCCGGCGCGCGAGGCGGCGGTGCCGGCGCGTGTCGAGGCGGAGGAAGCGCCGATGGACGAGGCCGAGATGGCCGAGCTCGAGGCCGCGCTCGAAGAGCTCAAGAAGCGCGAGGAGATGGCGAAGGGCTGAGCCGCGGGATCGCCCGACGAACGAAGAGAGCCGCTCGGTGGTGCCGGGCGGCTCTTCGCGTTTGCGCAGCGGGCGTCGGTGATTCCGATGGCGGCCCATCGCGGCGGGCATCACGCTCGCGCACGGAGCGCCAGGGCGCGGCGCGACGAGGGGGCCGTGTTGGATCGGTACGACGTGATCCTCCAGGCGATCGACGAGGGGGTCGATCGCGAGCAGGCGGTGCACGCCGCCGGGGTGGTGCTGGGGCTCGATCCGCGCGGCGCGAAGCGCGCGCTCGACGTGCTGCCGGCGAAGGTGCTCGAAGACGTCGACGAGCGCTCCGCGGAGGAGCTCCTCGCGCCGCTTCGCCGCGCCGGATGGCGCGTGCGCCTCCTGAAGCGACCGCTGCGACGCGGCTCGTACCCGAGCCCGCACGGGCTACAGCCGGCGAGCCGTCATCCGTCGAGCCATCGCGGGCTCCAGCCTGCGTCACGACCTTCACCGTACCCGCCGCCCTCGACGCCCCCGGCGGTGTCGTCGTGGCCGCCGGCGCCGGGCTCGTCAGCGAGCCCGAGCGAGCCTGCCGCGCTCGAAGCGCCCTTGCTGCCCCTTCCCGAGCTCGACCTGGACCTTCCTCCCGCGGCGCCCGCACCTCGCCGCAGCGCGCCGCCGGCCTCGTCGCCTCCTCCGGTCGCGCCGGCCGCGACCGAGGAGCCCGAGGGCGAGTCGCTCGTCACGTTCTTCGCGTCGCTCCCGCGCACGCTCCTGACGCCGCTGCGCGGCGGCGCGCTGCGCTGGCTGTTGCGCACCGTGTTGCTCGCGATCGGGTTCGTGCTCCTCGCGACCGCGGGCACGGGGCTCTTGCTGATGCGCAGCTACACCGGGCTGAGCGTGTCGGTGCTCGGGATGCTCGCGGGCAGCGCGTTCTGGATCGGGCACCTCTTCTCGTGGTTCCGCGCGTGCTTGTGGGCCGTGCTGGGTCGCGAGGAAGGGCCCGATCCGCCGCCCGACTTCGACGGTGACGACCTCTACGCGCGCGTGTTCGACGGCGCCGTGGTGATCGTCGCGTTCGTCGTGCCGAACGTCGGCTTGCTGCTCTCGGGCGCGAGCTCCGATCCGACCGCGCTCGCCGCGGGCGAGCTCCCGATGCAGCTCGTCGTCGCGAACCTGCTGCTCGCGGTGCACGTGCCGATCGGGCTGACGCTCATGGCGACGCGCCACTCGCGGCTCGCGTACTTCGACGTGCTCGGCGCGATCAAGCTGGTGATCGGCGCGCCGATCCATCTGATCGTGGTGCTCGCCGTGTGGGCGTTCGTCACGCGCGTCGCGGGCGCGGGCGTCCTCGCGATGGCGCTCGGCGCGACCGCTGCGGCGGAGGCCGGTGCCCCCGCCGCGCTGCTCTGGGTCGGGCTCCCGGTGGCGGGGTTGGTGCTGCTCGTCCTCACGATGCTGCAGTGGGGCGTGCTGGGCGCGGCGATGGGCGCGGTCTGTCGCGCGAAGCCGCGCCTCGTGGCGACGTGAGGGCGCCGACTGCCAGGAATGACGGCGAGCGCGGGCTTGCCTTTCGGTCGTCGCGCTTTACCCTCGCGCCGGATCATGCCGACGTACGAGTACAGCTGTGAGGCGTGTGGCGCCGGTTGGGAGATGGAGCAGCGCATCTCCGAGAACCCGGTGAAGGTCTGCCCGAAGTGCGGCGCGGAGAAGGCGAAGCGCCTGATCTCGGGCGGCAACTTCATGCTCAAGGGCGAGGGCTGGTACAAGGACCTCTACCACAAGCCCGCCGCGAAGAAGTCCAGCGGCGAGTCCGGTGGGGGATCGAGCGGCGGTGACTCCGGGGGCTCGTCGAGCTCGGGGTCGTCGAGCTCGGGCGGCAGCGAGTCGAAGGCCGCGACGAGCTGACCCGCGCGAGCCCGCTGGCCGCTCCGTGTACGCTCCCTGGGCATGAGGGCGTACGCAGGAGCGGCGATCGTCGCATCGGTGCTCGCGGGCTGTTACGCCGATCACGGCTTGGAGCGCGGTCCGGACGCGTCGCTGCCACGCGATGCAGCGATGCGCCGCGACGCGACGCTCGCGATCGACGCGGGGCCGAGCGATGCGGGCGCGCTGTGCGGTGCATCGACAGCGCGGGTGACGGTGGTGCGCGAGCCCCTCGGGACGCATCCCTGCGAGGGTCAGGTGCTCCGCGGGAGCATGAGCGCGCCGCCCGAAGCCGCGCCCGAGATCGACGGCGTGCGGCTCGCGCTCGATCTGTGCCCCGACGCCGATGCGGACTGCCGGTGCGTGCT includes:
- a CDS encoding FmdB family zinc ribbon protein, producing MPTYEYSCEACGAGWEMEQRISENPVKVCPKCGAEKAKRLISGGNFMLKGEGWYKDLYHKPAAKKSSGESGGGSSGGDSGGSSSSGSSSSGGSESKAATS
- a CDS encoding PspA/IM30 family protein, whose protein sequence is MGFFGRLATLIKSNLNDLISKSEDPEKMLNQIILDMNAQLVEAKKQVAIAIADEKRLHRQWQSEKAVSDEWHKKAMLAVRAGDDALAKEALQRKKEHEQIAKAFEDQWKKQNIAVNQVKAALQALNNKIGEAKRKKDVLIARNNRAKAMQEIQKTMGSLQDTSAFDAFSRMEQKIEQAEAEAEAAGELHEEYSGDVLKNKFARLEQTAGADADLEELKREMGLMPAREAAVPARVEAEEAPMDEAEMAELEAALEELKKREEMAKG